One window from the genome of Nicotiana sylvestris chromosome 9, ASM39365v2, whole genome shotgun sequence encodes:
- the LOC138877114 gene encoding uncharacterized protein produces the protein MQMIKAHKFQGRYSVRNTWHASKLWINTNLPQAVDFKSRLASVNEANSFRNSQIPSQRSYSVSDVLVDGIVEVKTIRELVDCMEVFMAYNEILSPARNPAKRSREDTGPYVIEVDYNLA, from the exons ATGCAGATGATAAAAGCACACAAATTTCAAG GCAGGTATTCTGTGCGTAATACTTGGCATGCTTCAAAGCTCTGGATTAATACGAATCTTCCTCAAGCTGTTGATTTTAAGTCCAG ATTGGCAAGTGTGAATGAAGCTAACTCTTTCAGGAACAGTCAAATACCTTCTCAGCGTAGTTATTCTGTTTCTGATGTGTTGGTTGATGGAATTGTAGAAGTTAAAACTATTAGAGAATTGGTCGACTGCATGGAG GTTTTCATGGCTTATAATGAGATACTTTCTCCTGCAAGGAATCCTGCCAAGAGAAGTAGAGAAGATACTGGACCATATGTAATAGAAGTTGATTATAATCTTGCATAA